The sequence TTCAATTAGTTCCTTACAAAGTAACAAACCTAAACCGGTCCCCTTTTCGCCCGATGTGCCGGGTTGCGAGAAATGCAGTTTCTTATTGAACAGCTTATTTATTTCTTCGGGCGACATACCTACCCCGGTATCCTCTACACAAACCTGTACATCGTTATTTTTTACAAACGATATCACTTGAATTTCTCCGCCGTTACCGGTAAACTTTATGGCGTTGCTAACAAGGTTACGTAATATCACTTTAATGTGGTTTGCATCGGCCCATACCTCTGCCTTTGTGATGCAATGGTTAGTCAGCGATATATCTTTCTGTTGCAGCTGGTGCGCAAATGTTTGCAGCATTTCGTCGGCTATCGCGCAAATATCAATGCTCGAAGCACGTACCTTTTGCCCCTGCATCTGGTTATCGGCAAAACCCATCAGGTTTGAAAGGGTTAGTTCAGCACCCTTAATTACCGGGGTAAGGTCTTGCATTAGCTTGGTCACTTCATCGGCTGTGATGTAACCAACGGCAAACAGGTCGGAGATGCTGATCAAACTGGCAATAGGCGTACGCAGATCATGGCCAATAATAGCCAATAATTTATCTTTTAGCTTATTAACCTCTTCAAGGTCGGTGCGCTGAGCCTCGATCAGCTTTTTCTGGTCTATTAATACCTGGTGCTGTGCTTGCAACCGGGCGTTCATTTGGTTTTTCTCGCGATAGTAAACAAATATCACAATGATCAAAACAACTGCTATCACCAAAAATATCACCAGTAGCGCGATTGTTTTATTCTGGCTTTTTATCAGGGCGCGGTTGGCATCGCTGGTGCTTTTAACCTGCTCTATCGTATTTAACCGGGTATTAAGCAGGTTGTAATCCTGTATCAGTTTTAAGGTTTTAATGTTTGTGAAATTCTTAACGCTATCGTATAGTTGTGTAGCTTCGGTTTCGCTGCGTAATGCCTGCTTAACGTTCCCTTGTTTTTCGTAGATATCCGTTAAAACTTTTAAAGCCCTCAGTTTCAGGTCAGAAGAACCAATGGTATCGGCCAGCAAATAGCCTTTTTGGGCATACCCCAACGCTTTATCCGGGTTGTTTTTTAAAACAAAGATCCGTGATTGATCTATAGACAAAACCGAAAGCAGGCGCTTATTTTTAAGTGGTACGGCTAAGTTATAGCAGGTATCCAGTGTACGTTCGGCAAGGTCTAATTTACGCTGACCGATATAAATTTGCCCGAGCCGGTTATATAAAATAGCTATAAGATTAGCGTTATGGGTTATTTTACTGTACTTAAACGCCACCTGTATATGCATCATACCATCATCATAATCGTTGGTGGCGTTAAAAAGCGAGGTCAGTTCGGTAAATATTAATGCTTTAAGCGCGGGGTCCTTCCCGGCTTGCTTTATGGCAGCTTTAAAAAAATGCAGGCCCAGCTTGTAATCTTTCAGGTCTACATAGTTACGGGCTATATTACGGTAGCAATCGGCAAGTGCTTTGTTATCATCCCTTAAATAAGGTACCGCCAGCACTAAATAAAATTGGCTGACGGGTAATAACGACTGTACCCAATAACTAACGCCTATGGTATTAAAACACTGGCCTATACCGTGTTTATAGTTTATTTTTTTTGATAGTACCAATGCCTTTTCGGCAAAAACCCGTGCTGAATCAGGCTGTTTTAAAACTAATCCCCTTGCGCGGGATATCAGGAAGTTTATATTTTGGATGGCGGCCGGGTCGGGCCTATTCTCTTTTTTTACGGCAGGGTAAGCCATTGTACATATCAATGCCAATAAAATTGATCCCAGCCAGTTTTTCATTAATAATAGTATTCCGTTAGTCTTTTAAACTTATTACGCAGCGTTCGCCATCAAGGTTTTTTCTGCAATATTCTAAATCAAACCCGGCCTTTATGCTTTTGGCCTGTGCCTGGTGCATTTGTTTTTCCAGTTTACGCCTGCGGGCTTCTTCAAAGCGCCGCACCTGTTCGTGGGTTTCCAGTAACAGCGCGGGCACCTCAACCGGTTGATTATTTTCGTCCTTAGCTACCATGGTGAAATAGCTGGTATTGGTATGCTTTACCACATTAGCTTTCACATTTTCAGATATCACCCTGATACCCACCACTAACGATGTTTTGCCCACATAATTAACCGATGCCATTAGGGATACCAGTTCGCCCACCTCAACCGGTTGCAAAAAGTTTACCGTATCTATAGAGGCTGTTACGCAATAATTGCCAGCATGCTTCGCGGCGCATACGTAGGCAACCTTATCCATTAATGAAAGTAAAATGCCACCATGTATCTTGCCACCAAAGTTAGCGTACGATGGTATCATCAGTTCGGTAATAGTTGTGCTTGAAAAATGTACAGGTTTATGCGGAAGTGTTGAATCAATCAAGGGCGGCATTGTTAACATTACTAAGGGCTTACAAGTTTACTCAACAAAAAGGGTATTTCATAAA comes from Mucilaginibacter mali and encodes:
- a CDS encoding tetratricopeptide repeat-containing sensor histidine kinase — its product is MKNWLGSILLALICTMAYPAVKKENRPDPAAIQNINFLISRARGLVLKQPDSARVFAEKALVLSKKINYKHGIGQCFNTIGVSYWVQSLLPVSQFYLVLAVPYLRDDNKALADCYRNIARNYVDLKDYKLGLHFFKAAIKQAGKDPALKALIFTELTSLFNATNDYDDGMMHIQVAFKYSKITHNANLIAILYNRLGQIYIGQRKLDLAERTLDTCYNLAVPLKNKRLLSVLSIDQSRIFVLKNNPDKALGYAQKGYLLADTIGSSDLKLRALKVLTDIYEKQGNVKQALRSETEATQLYDSVKNFTNIKTLKLIQDYNLLNTRLNTIEQVKSTSDANRALIKSQNKTIALLVIFLVIAVVLIIVIFVYYREKNQMNARLQAQHQVLIDQKKLIEAQRTDLEEVNKLKDKLLAIIGHDLRTPIASLISISDLFAVGYITADEVTKLMQDLTPVIKGAELTLSNLMGFADNQMQGQKVRASSIDICAIADEMLQTFAHQLQQKDISLTNHCITKAEVWADANHIKVILRNLVSNAIKFTGNGGEIQVISFVKNNDVQVCVEDTGVGMSPEEINKLFNKKLHFSQPGTSGEKGTGLGLLLCKELIEMNNGALWVEATPGSGCRFYFTLPVTTSLHLQVQE
- a CDS encoding acyl-CoA thioesterase: MPPLIDSTLPHKPVHFSSTTITELMIPSYANFGGKIHGGILLSLMDKVAYVCAAKHAGNYCVTASIDTVNFLQPVEVGELVSLMASVNYVGKTSLVVGIRVISENVKANVVKHTNTSYFTMVAKDENNQPVEVPALLLETHEQVRRFEEARRRKLEKQMHQAQAKSIKAGFDLEYCRKNLDGERCVISLKD